TTTGGCTTTGTTGAAAATCTTGTTGATGAATGTGTATACATGAAAGTCAATGGCAGAAATTGTATTTTTCTGGTGTTATACGTTGATGATATTCTGCTGGCAAGCACTGATAAAGGGTTATTGCAGCAGACAAAGAGTTTTCTTTCTGAAAATTTTGACATGAAGGATCTGGGAGATGCTTCATATGTTTTGGGGATTGAGATCAACAGGGATAGATCTAGACATCTTCTAGGTTTGTCTCAACAGGCCTACATTTCAAAAGTGTTGAAGAGGTTTGAAATGCACAATTGTTCACCTGGATCAGCACCTATGTCTAAGGGTGACAGGTTGAACAAAAATCAGTGTCCCAAGAATGAGTTAGAGAAGCAACACATGAAGAACAAACCTTATTCCAGGTTGGTGGGAAGCTTAATGTATGCACAAGTGTGCACTAGGCCGGATTTAGCTTATGCAGTGGATATGTTGGAGAGATTTCAATCGAATCCAGGACATGAGCACTGGATTGCTGGAAAGAAAGTGCTGAGATATCTTCAGAAAATCAAGGGTTATAGTTTGGTGTATAAAAGAGTCAAGAATCTTGAAGTAGAAGGTTATTCTAATGCTGATTTTGCTGGAAAGTTTCCATTTTCATCAAAATCGACATCAGGCTATGTTTTTATGTTAGTCGGGGGTGCTATAGCTTGGAAGAGTGTAAAACAAACCCAGATTGCAACCTCTACTATGATGACAGAGTTGATTGCTGTTTATGAGGCTACATGTCAAGGATTATGGCTGAAAAATTTTCTCACACCAACCAAGATGGTTGATAGCATCATTTCAAGGCCTTTGAAGATTCATTGTGACAACTCTGCAACAGTTTATTTTGCAAAGAAAAACAAGAGGTCTACCAACTCCAAGCACATTGACTTGAAGTATTATAGTGTCCGAGAGAGAGTAAAGCGTAGTGAGTTGATTCTTGCTAAAGTTAATACCTTGAACCAATTAGCAGATCCTTTCACTAAGCCATTAACCATTACAGCTTTTCAAAAGCATACTGAGAACTTAGGCATTTTGCCTAATCTAGATGACCGAGTTTAGTGGGAGTTTGATTGCTAGGTTCAGTGGGAGTTAGTGTTCATTCATTAAAGCTGGAAATTTTGTTTCATTTAAGTTTCAGAATTTTTCTTTTTGGTTATATTTTGAGATCTCATTGAGCTATGAATTTTACGAACTGATTTACAATAAAATTCATCTTTTACTGGATTGAAATTGTTTATCTTTTATTATTCAAGTACTTGATTTAAATTATTTATTTGATTCTTATAAATAATTGTTTCATAGTAGTATACATTTCAGTCTATGAGTTGTTTTTGAATCATTTTATTTTCATTCCAGACTTGATCTGGATAACACATTCAGAATAGTTGCAGGCGCAGCTATGTGTTGAGGTTCAGGCATATGGAACCATTAAGAGGACCATATACAGGTGTTTTTGGAAGGTTGTTAAACCTGCATTGTATATATTAAGTGATATCTTATGTCTCATGTAGCTCATGGTTGTGATGTTTTGTAATTGTAAAGTAGCTGTGCTTTCAAGTGCAACCTTTTCTGCAGTTCTTCATCATGATTATGGATTGACAGAGATATGATTAGAAACTTGAATGCTTTTATCTCAGGTGCACACTTTGGATTAATTAATTACTATGTCTGAAGCTACATTATTCTTGTTGTATAAACCTGTAAATGTTCAAGTGGGAGATTGTAAGTTGAATTTGAACAATTACAAGTTTATATTTAGTACAACAACTAATGTTACAACAGAGTTAGTAATTAGAGATATTAGGCATTTTGTATTCCATGTTAAATGTATTCATTATGTGAATATAATAGTGGGAAGTTCTAAAGAAGACAACTGAAACAGATATAAGTGATTGCAGCCATTATTGAGATATAAAGACCTTTTATGGGAGGGCTTTGTATTAGGATGCTTTCACTATAAATACTAGGTCCATGTACTCTTTTTGTAATCAGTTATTCAGTTCTTGCCCCATAGAAAAATAGCTAACAAAAGAGACGTGCAGAAGATTGGTATTTTGAGATGGCTTCATCAGTTTCATCAGGTACACATTCAGTTCTATTCATTAATATATTGTTTCCCTATATTTGCATATATTTGTGTGCTTGTGAGTGCAATAGATGTGTTTATGTTTGTATGCAATTATTTGAGTGTTTCATATTTACGCTTTCATATCTTTCTAATTACTTTGATGATTCCCGAAACCCCCCCCCCCTTTTGCATTCCACCATTTTTGTGTCAATCCATAATCCCTACCTGATTACTTACAACTAGAACAGCTATCGTGTATACTACTAGGATTCACTATTAGTAGTATTCACTATTTGTAGATATATACACAGACACACGTGTATATATCTGGTGATCGAAACTAACACTTTTATAAAGTGGAATCAACAATATAAAATCCACATGATAAACAAACAAGTATTCGAAGTTCAATTCTTCGAGTTTAAATATACAACAGATGCACAAACAGCATGAAAAGTGAACATGATTTATCATGCAGCTTGATAAATGGGATATAAAGCGCGCACCACCTCTACATGCAGCAAATGTTTATAGAAAAATAGAGGAAAAAAAACAGTTGGAAAATTATATATCAAAATATAAAAAAAATGCATGAAGCAGAATGAAACTGCCCATATATGTGTGACAAAATCACATGTCACGCAAAGAACAAATCGAACGGCTTTTATATGACATTAAGAGTCCTTGAGTTCTAGAATGACATATCACAAGTGCATGAAGACTATAATTAATATCAAAAGAAAAAGGTAGGATGGATCAAGACTTATTAGATATTTTATGTTTAAAGTCTAATTAGGTTTATGATCTATCTACATATGTGAATGAAGATAACCTTGATGACAAGAATATAAGCAACTCGATCTAAGTCTAAGACACTGTTTGTATGAAACATTTCTGATTTTGATAGTTTTAGAAGTCAAAGTCAACAAATTCACAGAAAGCAGCTTCATCGAGCACTGCATTCACAGAAAGCAACTTCATCTTTAACTTCCTAAGCAATCCATAGCTGACTCTCTGTTTGGAGATGAAGTCAACTACTTGACGAGAGGCAAGTCTGTCAAACAAAACAGAGAGAAATGAAGAGAGAAAAGCTCCAGAGCCATGGTTTATCGGTCATACAGGAAACAGGAAGATCACAGGGGAAGAAGAACGGAAGTGATCAGAAGAAAAGTGAAACAAACAAGAATTTGAGTTGTTAACTTGTGATTGTTATTCTTGGAAAATGAGGTTCAAGCTGGATTAAATAGTATGTTCTTCTTTATTCATAAGCACATGTCCATGATTACAATATTCCTATGTTCAAACTTACAGCAACATACGCTATCGATTCTTGTCTTAATCAAACTACTAATGAACTCTAAATCCTGATAACCTAAACTCGAAAAGCACAACTCGCTATAATTCTAATAATCCATTATTAGCACAAAGAATGAAATCATCGCGCAACTCGCTATCGGTTCAAAGTGACTGTTTCAGCGTCATTGTACTATATATTGATGCACATTCTAGTTTATATTATTGTACTAATTCTTAAAAATTCGCTAGTGCATGCAGATAAAAGAGAGTTGTACTACCCATGGGGTTTGGTCCAGTAGAAAATATGCTGGGTCTGCTTGTTGGGCGAATGTTACAGTGGCACTCCTGGTAATAGGAGGTCACTGGTTTGATCCTCCTCATAGGGCTGGGCATATTCGGATCGGGTCGGTTTAAGGCCCAAACCGGATCCAATCCGAATTATTCGGATTCTTATAATCTCCATCCGGATCCCGATTTTTTTCACTCCATCCGAAAATTCGGCCTAACCGAAATTCGGATCGGGCCGAATCGGTTTCGGATTTGGGCCGAATTTGAACCATTCAGTAAAACAGTAACATTTTGTATTTCACAAAAACCTTGCAACTTAAAACAGTTTCAAACACTCATAGAGAAATACTGAGTTTCATAGTCATACTTCAAGGAGTTCAAGCTTATCACAATCATAAACTCATTACAAACTGGATCCACGGTAATGAGTTGTATGCACCATTAATGAGTTGACACATATATAAAAAATAATAATTAAATATTAATATTCGGGTCGGTTTAATCAGGCGGTTTAGGGGGTTGAACCGGATCCAAACCGGTTTAAACCGGTTTGAGTCATTTTTCCAACAGTTTTTCCGGTTCGGTTAATCGGCCCGCTTTTTCGGGCGGTTTTTTCGGTTGAACCCGGTTATATTCGATTTTCGCCCAGCCCTACCTCCACAAGTGAAAAACACCTCATGGGGAGAGGCCATATATACCCATGTTGCTCCCGGCCTCGAAGTGGTAGTCCCACCCGACCACCATTTTTTGTAACTAAAAGAGAGTTGTACTAGCTAATGACAGATATAAATCTAATTTGGGATCAAACTAACCAAATGTGGCTGAGGTCAAGGTGGTGTCACCGTCGACGACACTGCGGCTACCGATGATTACAGTTCTGTCCATGCCATCCCCAACAAGCATCACATTCTTCATGTGTCCACCGATTTCTACCTTCTCATTGTAGACGCCGGATTTCACATAGATTATGGCTCTTGGAGGTCGTTTGTCGCCCATTCTTGCAAGTGCAGCCACGGCATGGTTAATTGTTGTGTGAGTGCCTGAACCATCTTTTGCCACCACAAAGTCAGCCCTGGATCTTGCCGGATTCCACGATGCTAGAAGCCCTCCATTTGGCTTTGCATTGGAGTTTTGTCTATGCAGCACTTCTACATTATATTAAACCATAAATTGCAAAAACTACTAATGCAAAAATTAAAGTCATGATAATGTAACACAAAATATTCGTAATGTAATATTCAACGTACTACTTACTTGTTGCCTCGTCAGTAGTCATAGACTCGTAGTACTCTTCCCATACAGAGCAAGAGCTTCACCAAGCACCACGGTCAAGTTTTGTGCCACCGCCCTATACTGTTGAGCAGCACTAGTATTCTTAACAACACCCTTCTCTTCCAAGCCAGCCCAACAACTCCTGTGGTTAGCAAGCACACCGCTGAGCCATGTCCAGGCATCTTCTCCGGTATAATTACCCTCGCCGGATATCAACTCAGTCAGCCTCGGCACACTTTCATCATATAGTCTTTCACAGTCCATCAGAGCCACGTCACAGCCAGGAGGATCCGATTCAGAGCTTGCCAACACATGTAGCCGGTCCATAGAGGTACGGACCACATTGGTGGCTTGAAGAACGCAATCTAGGGCCAGTTGAACCGGTTTCGGATCTTAGAAGCAGGATGTGGAAGAAGCCAAGGTCATGGATAGCAGGAGGAGGAGGAAGGTGGTAACAGAGGTGGACATTTTTAATGCTAGCTAGCCGGGGAAGAGTGGTGGAACGCATGAGCCAGGAGAGCATGTGTATTTAGCTACTGGTAGAGAGAGTTGGGGGGAAGAAAACACGTGTATGTAGCTACTGGTGTTGTATAAGCTAGCTAGCCATGCCAAGTGAGATTGGTGCTGAGATGGAGGCAGTAGTACTACTCTACTGCTTTGAGTTTGATGAGTGAGTAATGGAAACAGTTCTTAGTTGGTGAGTGGCAATATTTATGTAAAGGTATAGACTTATCTGGAAATGATGAGCCACTTCCAAATTCAATTATCCATGTATATATTGTTTCCTGATTTTCTTTTTAGCTTTTTGCATCTGTTCGCAGAGATACAGTAAATATGATCTTGTTATGAAGTATGTATGGCTCTTGTTAGAGATAGAAGCAAGGGACCTAAAACAAACGTGTCAGGAAAACCATTCCAGCGGGTAGTGATATTGATTTGGCAAGTAAGAGTAGTACGTACGTGCCAGTGTTCTAAACATGCATGCACATACGTATACTCTTCTATTAATGCATGTTAATTTTGTAATTTACTGCCGATCGATCGAGTTTAGTTAGGAGTCTCGTACGTTTATATAGTGCTGCCTTCTGCTGACTCCATGGATCGATATAATTAATACAAACAAATTTTAATCATTGTGATGAACTTATCGCGATCGGTGATGATCAAGAACAGTATCGCTCATTATCTCTCATGCATGTATGTGTGTGTCTATATATACACACCGCTTTAAAATTAAAGTGTGGTGCTTCTCATTTCGTTCACTTTTAGGTCACATTTTCATATCTCCACCGTTTAGTGTATAGATCATTCATGTAAAGTTTCATCTAATTTTGAGATCATTTATTATTCTTGCATTTCTGATAAATGGGAACATGTAGCAAATGTTTATAGAAAAATAGAGAAAAAAAAACAGGTGGAAAATTATATATTAAAATAAAAAATACATGAAGCAGCATGAAACTCATATATGTGTAACAAAATCACCTGTCACGCAAAGAATAAATCGAACGGTTTTCATATGACACTAAGAGTCCTTGAGTTCTAGAATGACATATATATCACAAGTACTGCATGAAGACTATTATCAAAAGAAAAAGCTGGGATGGATCAAGACTTACTAGATCATTTATGTTTAAAGTCTACACACAAAAAAAACTAATTAGGTTTATGATCTATTTACATATTTGAATGAAGATAAACTTGATGACAAGAATACAAGCAACTCTAAGTCTAAGACACTGTTTGTATGAAACATTTCTGACTTTGATAGTTTTAGAAGTCGAAAGTCAACAAATTTGATATGTTGGTGATCTACCTAGCTTGTTCGTCTAATATTGTTTTGGGTTCTCAACCAAGCGATAATTGCCACAGTCGTGTTTGAATGATCATCATCTGCAGTCTCAGTCTCTGCTCGAAAGCTTTGATTTCTTTTAGTTAGAGCTCCAATTAAGTCAAACCTTAAAATAACAACCAGATTTATTATATATGACAGCAATGCTGGTCGCATATCTGGTGTAATAATTTGAAAATGATGATGTCGAACTTCTCGCTTTTTCTTAGTCGAACGCAGAAAATTAGATCAGACTTCTCCGGTTCAAAACTTCACTTTTGGATTCCCGGAAATGAAAGCAAAACTAGCTAAGGGTTTACGTAATCTTCTTCATTCTTCCAACCCAAAAGATACATATATTAAACAAATTGACGACAACAATCCTAGGCTAGTGATCAAAATCAAATACAATCAATTTGAAAAATGGTTAATAGAATTGTTTTAGGTGGAAGTAGGGGATCTAAGTTTAGCATTCGAGGACTCGCTAAAATAATTGAAGAACAGATTCAGATGGAATATGTTCATATCAATGCGACAACAGCTACCAGCAAATAGTTATGATGATGATGACCAAGACTAACCGGATAGACACGAATATATATAGGATATAGCATTGTAGCTAGCTGCGATAGAATCATATATAAATCCTTTAGAAATGAAATTATTGAATGTCGTCTTCAAATTCGATCATTATATATTGTACGTCGATGGTGTTTAATTAATTGGTTAAGCCTTGATTTTCAACATGAACAGTATAGTTGTTCCTAGCTATTGCCAACTAAGGTCATGACTAAAACATTATGGTATTCCCATTGGCTTAGTCCTGGACTACTACTCATGGTACATTTCCAATCATTTTTGATAAATAATTGCCATTTTCTTTTGCAAAATATTTAATTGCCATTTGAGAAATCAAGTTTATCCATCAAGCTAGTCCTTCTTTCTCTTTCTTAATTTTCTCCAATCATCAGAATAACTTGACTATTTCGAATTCATATTTTACTTCTAGCTTGGATGGCATGCAAAACCTCATGTATCATGCAAGAGGCTTGAAATTGCCTACTTTATATTATCAAATGACCATACTAATTCTACCAAGACGAGCCTAATTAAGGACCTGGTCCATATATATATATATATATATATATATATATATGTAACGAAATATGTATAAAACATATATGTGTGCACATTAAACACCCAAAACTAGATGTGCAAGGCATAACATAAGAGACTTAGCGAGTTGCGTGTACAAGTACCCTAGATTATAAAGTATGGCAGCTATGTAGGACCGAAGGAGAAGAAAAAATCGCGGGAGGCTCCTACATGAAGAACCATAATCTTGTTTTCTAGGGTATAACAGTATATATATACATGCAGCTTAATTGTTTGCTAGGGTTAATTATCACTAATTCAAGATTGAAATGGTCAGAATATGATTGAAATATTAGTTTTAATTTGCAGCCTATATATAATCTTATTAATTGTATTTGGAATCTAATTAACCAATGCTAAGGAAAATGCTCAAGTGGTATCTGACTTGCCAAACCATCAACGCTGACATTCTTAATTTTCATCCTCAAAGAACTTAATTTACAGCGGTCAAGGATATAGCTAGAACCACCTATAATTGACCCCAAAAAAGTTAATTAAAACCACCTAATTAGCTAATTCTCATCGAAGAAAAAGAACTAATTAGCTACTTGGTCATGCATGCATGCACTTGTATAGCTAGCTAGTTGATGAATCCAATGGCAACACGTACTCTCGAGCCTTTTTGTTAAGACTTGGCCTATAATAATTGACATCCCCACGTACGTAATAAGAATCAACAGTTTAAAGTTTCAGAATAAAAATGTAAAAAAGAATCAATAATTATTATCTTTTCAAATCAACGACTATCATATTAGGATTAGTAGAGAGACGTATTGTTTTCATATGAATGAGCTAGCAAACACTACTAGCAAATCGACTAGTCTGTGGACATAAGAATTAGGCACGGCCACCTTGTCCGTGGTCTATAGAGCTTAACAGAGACAGATGAATTAACTCCGTGTCAATTACTAATTACTTTAAAGGTCTTTCTAATTACTTTCGCTAGCCTTTAAAGGTATTTCTAATTACTTGGTTTTTTCCAGAGAATATATCTTTATGCGACGTCCCACAGATTATGAACTCATGCAATCAACGACGTCGTGAGCAAAATAATCAAGTTGCTGGCATGGCCTATATCTAATTAATCCAAAACAACTGGAATGACATCCTGGACGATTCTCAATTAATCAAAAGTCGCAGAAACAAGCTGCCAAATAAGAATAGACAGGTTCCTTTTCCCTTTGAATTCATAGTTTAGATTTAATTAGCCATGCATAAATATTTGATTAATGTAAACCAATAAACGCGTATACCCTGTTTCCTAATAAGAGAAAGTCTAACACATTATTTATAGCTGAAATGGGGTCGACCAAAAGCCGAAGCTAACAAGTAAAAACTGGAGTCTTAGCTTTGTGATGAATACTCTTCACCTATTACCGTTTGTTTAACTCTCTGAAAAGACTTGACATATGAGGTTTGTTTATTCATTACAAACGGCTTTGAGGTTTTATACGAAGAAAATCACGACAAAGTTAAAACATTCAACGTAAAATCAATTGATTCTAAAATGTAAGAATGCGAGATTCGGTCACCGATCCTTAATTTTATAGTGTCATTGTTTCAAGATTATCCATTACCTACCAATTATTACATTTTCATTTATAATATCGTAATATCAGTCATGCATGCATTCATATATTCCAAAATGATAAACAAATCAACATGTAATGATGTAATATTGAATTATGTATATATCTAAATGACGAAAAGTACTACTTAGATTGCTGTAAGCCCTATCAAGAGCTCAGCTAGTACACGCTTACATCAACAACTCTGCCAACCTCCATAGTTTCTCACTTCTATATAAAGACCCCAAGTTAGGCCATGAAACACCATTCGAATTAAGTTTGCAAACACAAAACCCTTCAAAATGGCTGCTCGCATTTTCTTAACACTTTGTTTTGTGCTTTATCTTTCTCCATTCGTTCTTGGTTACTCTGCCAATGATATCAAAACATGGTGCAGCAAAACTCCAAACCCAAAACCATGCGAGGAACTTCTGAGCCATAACAAAAATCAAATCCCCATCAAACAAAAATCCCAGTTCTTCCAGATATCTACCCAGCTAGCCCTAGACCGAGCCATGCATGCTCACACCAACTTTCTTTCGCTAGGCTCAAAGTTCGTAAATCCACGAGCAAAAGCTGCATGGGACGATTGTCTTGAGCTCTATGACCTCACCATCCAGAAGCTCAACACAACCGTAAACCCTAGCACCAAGTGCACCCAGGAGGACACTCAGACATGGCTCAGCACGGCTCTCACAAACCTCGAGACATGCCGAGAAGGGTTTTCGGAGCTCGGGGTGTCGGATTTCTTTCTACCTGTGATGTCGAATAACGTTTCGAATTTGATCAGCAACACTCTTTCCATTAACTACGTACCCTACAACCCGGCGCCGCCTTCCAAAGACGGGTTTCCGACTTGGGTTAACCCCGGTAACCGAAGGCTCCTGCAGTCAAGTTCTCCGACGGCGAATCTCGTAGTGGCCAAAGACGGGTCCGGGAATTACAAGACGGTGACCGAGGCAATAACTACCGCATCGAAGCGGTCGGGCACCGCAAGGTATGTGATATATGTGAAGGCAGGGACATACAAGGAGAACGTCGTGATAACGTCAAAGAATATTATGTTGATGGGAGATGGCATCGGGAAGACTATTATCACAGGGAGCAAAAGTGTTGGAGGAGGTTCTACAACCTTCAATTCAGCTACAGTGGGTAAGTATAACGACCTCTTCAGTTTATTTCTTTGGTCTGAAAATCTCAAACACGTACAATACTGTGCAACCATTTAATTATACAGCAATCTCTAATTTAAAAGTATGGCCAAGCTAATAAGCTATCTCTATATAATTATATCCGTGGAATACGTATACAAAGAATTCATAATATTCATGGAATAGCTTAGAGTTAGATATAAAATTAACTTCTTGATTCTCACAGGTAAAGAAAAATGAGTACTATGTTCTTGTTTGATGAACTGGTAGTCTGTTACCATATATGGCACTTAGTGACTTTATCAAGCAAACTAATTAAGGTTTATAACTGGATATCTAAAAACTGCTGTAGATAGAGGTCAGATGACGCTTATAGAATTTTATACTATGGAAGTGGTTATGATTTGATTAGTTAGCGTTTAATTATGTACATAATTAGAAGCCTCTTACTATTAATTTATCAATTGGACGATTCAAATAGTACCAAATATAATTAGTTTAACTCCTAACTATATATAAAAAGGACTGGTGTGTGTCCATTGATTGGAACATTAACCTTTATTTCTACGAACTTCATTTTAGCTTGCAAGCTAGTCAAAGATTTGGAAAGTGAGTGCCTCATCAATATGCAAGTCACTATTTCTATAAGTATGAAGTCTATGGATTATGAAAATTAATATCGTTTTGTTGTAATTTATTAATTTCAGCTGTAACCGGAGATGGGTTCATTGCTCGTGACATTACATTCCAAAACACTGCCGGTGTATCAAACAACCAAGCCGTGGCGCTCCGTTCCGGTTCAGATCTTTCAGTGTTCTACAAGTGCAGCTTTGAGGGGTACCAAGACACCCTGTATGTCTACTCCGACAGGCAATTCTACAGAGAGTGCAATATTTATGGAACCGTCGACTTCATTTTCGGCAACGCTGCTGTGGTTTTACAAAACTGTAACATTTATGTACACAACCACAAGACCAACACCGTTACGGCTCAAGGTCGGAGCGACCCTAACCAGAACACAGGGATTTCCATTCATAACTGTAAGGTTACGGCTGCTTCAGATTTAGTCCTAAGTTCAACCAAAACCTACCTAGGAAGACCATGGAGGGAGTATTCTCGAACAATTTTTATGAAGACTTACCTTGACAGCTTGATTAACTCGGCTGGTTGGTTGGAATGGGATGGTACTTTTGCCCTAGAGACTCTGTACTATGGTGAGTATATGAACACTGGCCCTGGTTCATCCACTTCTGGTAGGGTTAAGTGGGGAGGTTACCATGTCATAACTAGTTCTTCGGAGGCTTCCAAGTTCACTGTTGGTAACTTCATTGCTGGTAGCTCTTGGTTGCCAGCTACCAATGTGCCTTTCACCGCTGGTTTATAATTTTTTGGTTTTCTTTAGAACAAAAATAAAGCCTAGAAAAAAAGAATCTAGGCATCCAAATGTTGAATCCCTGCAGGTAGTATACTTTGTCTTTATACGCAATTGTAAAATAGTCATTCTTTATGAATTTGTTCATAAGAAATCAAATATTCAATAATAAAAATGGTTTTATCTTCATGTTCTATATATGCTGACATTCCCGGCCTGATATGGACC
Above is a window of Fragaria vesca subsp. vesca linkage group LG7, FraVesHawaii_1.0, whole genome shotgun sequence DNA encoding:
- the LOC101303283 gene encoding probable pectinesterase/pectinesterase inhibitor 36-like, which produces MDRLHVLASSESDPPGCDVALMDCERLYDESVPRLTELISGEGNYTGEDAWTWLSGVLANHRSCWAGLEEKGVVKNTSAAQQYRAVAQNLTVVLGEALALYGKKVLHRQNSNAKPNGGLLASWNPARSRADFVVAKDGSGTHTTINHAVAALARMGDKRPPRAIIYVKSGVYNEKVEIGGHMKNVMLVGDGMDRTVIIGSRSVVDGDTTLTSATFG
- the LOC101300386 gene encoding probable pectinesterase/pectinesterase inhibitor 17-like encodes the protein MAARIFLTLCFVLYLSPFVLGYSANDIKTWCSKTPNPKPCEELLSHNKNQIPIKQKSQFFQISTQLALDRAMHAHTNFLSLGSKFVNPRAKAAWDDCLELYDLTIQKLNTTVNPSTKCTQEDTQTWLSTALTNLETCREGFSELGVSDFFLPVMSNNVSNLISNTLSINYVPYNPAPPSKDGFPTWVNPGNRRLLQSSSPTANLVVAKDGSGNYKTVTEAITTASKRSGTARYVIYVKAGTYKENVVITSKNIMLMGDGIGKTIITGSKSVGGGSTTFNSATVAVTGDGFIARDITFQNTAGVSNNQAVALRSGSDLSVFYKCSFEGYQDTLYVYSDRQFYRECNIYGTVDFIFGNAAVVLQNCNIYVHNHKTNTVTAQGRSDPNQNTGISIHNCKVTAASDLVLSSTKTYLGRPWREYSRTIFMKTYLDSLINSAGWLEWDGTFALETLYYGEYMNTGPGSSTSGRVKWGGYHVITSSSEASKFTVGNFIAGSSWLPATNVPFTAGL